The region gggaggtgcccaggGGGCAgtcttaccagatgcccgaaccatattaaatccattttttagtcactttgtttaaaaaagataaaacattcCCTTATTGCAATTTCTTAAATTACTCTTTTTtagttccttctctcctctgtgacagctaacagaatatctttgagttgtgtacataacaagacatttgaaggtgtactatgagttcctgcatggtttcagcgctatttcatttttgtctcaaatggtaggcatctctccttgatccgctagctgccgGCCCCCTGAATACACGgtgaaaaagcccggtctcGACAGACCACAAAGGGGTGTACacgtcaaacaaacactaggggcacaggctgtgcaccaaaatacaacagagcatgttgcagccaatcaccgacaagatggtttggggagtgGGTGGGGACTGGCGACAGTTAGTCACTTAGGCTAGCCTAAAAAAAGCCAGAAGCACATCATCAAGATGTTGGCTCTGGGAACCCACCATTGGCTGGgttcaatccgaggggcgggataaacggttgtctttcaaatacTCTCGGCACGCAATAGGATAACGCTCCAACCAACCAGAGCGACTCTGTGGACAAAGAACAAAAGGATATAGAAATGAAAGTGTTGCATCATTATGCAACATCACACAAAGCTTAGATTAAGGATGGCACTAGAAGTGAAGCACTTCCTGTTTCTTCCCTTAAAGTTACAGTTCACAAAATGAACACCAAAGGTCCCAAAGCAATGCAAACATATCTGGCTCCATAacacacgatgtgattggctggACCAGAATTTAGTTTTTCCTGCTCGCGAGCCTCTGACCCTTCTTTGTGTAACTAGTCTTTCTCAGAAGGGTGGTATCTTTATAAGCCTTTTTCTGGCTTCTCATCAGCACAATGTAGTACCTTGTATCAGGCCTTATTTGAAGTAGTCAGttagtttgttttaattaagtgtGAATATACTAAACTAAGTTGTCTTCACACAGCAGGGGAGCAATACAGAAGGCCCTAGTATGGAGGTAACCCGGTTTACTCCATAGGATTGTCATGTAAAACAGACGCTGGCAGCTTACAAAAAGAGGGAAGAAGTGTGAACATGGTCTATGACTAACGCTTACATTACAGTAACTGGGCATTAACTGTGGAACACTGTACACACGgtgtactggtgtgtgtgtgtaacaagtgaATGATGACCCTGCTCCCCACATTTCAACATTGTAAATCACCCGTTAGTACTGCATGTCTAGTTCagcttttattatataatattttagtCATGTTTCAACGTTGGTCCAGAACAGCACCAAAATATGCGTAGGGCTGCGGTTGAAAAGCAAGAATGCCAGAGTGCCGTGTGATTACGCAAGGAGAACGAGCCGTTACGGAGAGTAGCGTATGagtgagggaaaagagagaggaaaaagagatagCAAAGATGATGTAACTCTCCACATAGGAAACTGATGAAGAACGTGTAATGTGTTGCGATTGTTTAAAGTAATTCATATTGAAGTgtttgcatgttgtgtgtgtgacagattcCATGGCTTGGTCTCTGCTGAATGGCTCCCAGCAGCAGGGCCCTTTAGGCCCCGGCCCCAGACACAGCCACTCAGCTGTGAGCAGCCACAGCTGCATGTACCTGTTCGGGGGTCTGAAAGGCCTACAGGAGCAGAGGGACTTCTGGAAGTGGACTTCCACCAGCAACACGTGGAGTTCCCTCAAAAACAAGTGAGAAGAGATTTCATCTCTCAGTTTGTCCTTTTGGGCAAATCTCCTCTCCTTATTATAGTTATTGCAGTTATACAGTACACAGATATTGCAAAAGATGATGATGGTTCCTTGAGAActtccagtctgttattatcGTTTATTGCCAAATTTTTATCACAAGACAAAGTCCCTTTGTTCATTTAATATGAGAATAGATAGCTTTAAGAGGGCAGAGAGACACTGCATTCATTCAATCTGTGGCACAGAGGTTTAAGGCACAGTGTGaagggcaacacacacacacacacacacagggcagggCTCAACGCTAACTTTTAAAGTGGTCGCCAAATTGGTAACCAGGCATCAGCCTTTGGTTGTTGATGTTGACAGCAGccatgtttctgttgcctctaacgtctGTTCTGAGGATCCACATTGTGACGTTGGCCGGCAGATACCGGGCACCGGTGTCCTATTAGCACCGGATTATAACATGCTCCGTTAGCGTGAACAGAAGATCGCGTTGCCTGTAGCTGTTCACTGCAAACCCGCGTGTGTGGAAAGCAGTCGCACAACAGCTGAAAACCAACGTAGTGTTTCACTTTACCAAGGCCACCAAATAAAATATGGACTTTAATAAGATTGTCCAGTTTTGTaagttttgatttgtttctatatatgtaaaaaaaatactaatactgaACAGGTGGTTGCCAATTGACTCAACCTGACCGCTACTGTCGAGTCCCGCAGGCTGTGAATGCACGTTGCATGGATTAGTTTCTGGGTCCATCGATCAGGGGGTCAGACATCAGGTGGCATGCTAGCAGCAAACTACATATAAGTTAGTGATAGTAGCCTAGGATATGACTATATGACTGACAGCTGGACAGACCAACACTTTGTTCTCATCCTTCTTTAAGCGGGAGGATGACTCCATCTATAATGAAATAGCTGCTGCTGagctcattttttatttgtattttggggtttagatgaataaaaatagtaaataatttTGGTCTGAAAGCAGAGCAGTATAGTATTCTTTACAGGATTTCAGTTTCACACCACCTCCTCTCTGCTTGTTTCCCTCAGGGCCGGCCCCTCCAGGCTGATGGGCCACTCTGCCGTGGCCTACCAGGACAGTATGCTTCTTTATGGGGGATGTGAGAGCCAGAACTCTCCAAAGCACTGCCTGTGGAGGTACTACTTCAGCACTCAGACCTGGAGGCAGGTTGCCACGCTCCCCGGCTCCAACCCCCCAGGGAAGATCCACCACTGCTGCGTCGGGCTGGGTCCAAGCTACAAGTCCAAGAGCTGCAGCAGCCCCTGCTCCGGCTCCACACAACCCAGGCTGCTGGAGGGGAAACCAAGGCCCTTCAAGAACAAGTGCTTCCCCACCCCGCCTAGGAAGAGGTTTCTAGGATCAGAGGGAGCTATAGAGCTGGAGACGTTCAGCCCGGCCAGATGCTTCATTAGCAAAACCCCCACACAGTCCTCCCAACTGTTCAACAGCAAAGAGGGCTTAACGGAGAGGGAGGCACAGCAGATTGAAAACTGTCTGACTTTTGAAAACCAGGTGTTTAGGAAACAGTGGGGGTGCAGAAGAGATAACCTGCtggacaaggaggaggaggaggaggaggatgaagatgtAGCCGCGCATCTGCCTGATCTGCTGCTGGTGCTGGGTGGGAGACCGTGCACCCCCCACAGCCCTATCTCCATATGGCAAATGACTCTGACAGACTCATAGCAgcttgggaaaaaaagaaactttgggTTAACATGTTCTCTATAtgagaaatataaagaaaaaaaacatgcatcgTATATGTTTAAAAGGTTTACTGACATGCTGTGAACAACAGAATAACTCAACTATTTTTATAATCCTGTTGCTCGTGTTGTGAGTTTTAATGTCAGGAGTTGCATttacacatttcctttttgcaGAAGTCAAATAAATTATCAGAAAATGTTATTAAGACAAGCTGTAGAATGATTGCAGTCTTGAACAATGATCTAATTCATAGCGTcgtgaaaaacaaacagcacacatatgaacataaaaatggcaaaatCCGGATCCCGATCCCAAACATTTCTGTGTACAGGTTCCCTGAGCTCCGTGGTTACCCTTCGCCAGTCTGGATCCACGACGCCCCACTCCCGGGATAGTTCAGGTGCCGCCAGAGATTCCGCTTGACGTCCCTCTTAGATCTATTACCTTCCTCTTTCGCTGTGTTGGCATCCTAGAGTCAGTGGATTCATGAGGGCGATGCCATgcacacaggagagaagaaacagGATGGTTTATCATATTATAGTCAGGGAATAGATGGCTTTGTCTATTTGCTATGCGTCTAAAACGATGTGAGAGAACTGATACTAATCTCGTGTCTTTAGGTTAAGTACAGAGCTGGAGTCAGGACATGGTTGGCCCAGTCATAATTCATTAAGGGAATCGGTCAGGTGCCACCGGAAGATCTCCCAACACAGAGCTGACAGTAGTGCCTGTGATGTAAGCTGAGGTACACAAGATGGCGCCAGTGCTCAGCGTCTTCTTTCTGTGGAAGCTAGAACTGAAGGAGTAAGGCATGGGTTTCTTTACGAATAGGCCCATTTATCTTTTCTAATATGTTATATTAATGAATACTTTCAGTCATAGTTTAATTTTGGGggaaaaacacatacaataatTTGGCGTCCCCCTATGCAGTGACTCTGAGGATCCCCTAGGGGCTGCGGACCCCCTTCTCCACTGTGATGCACAAGCTCCATTGTTTTGTGTTGGGCTGCTTAGTTAACCTTTGCAATTGTAACACTGTGTTGTGTTAATAGAATCAGGTAATGTGACATTCAGGGTCAAGATATTATTTCtgctttgctttctgttttCCCAAACTACGGAGAACCCCAAGGCCCAAATCACAAACAAACGCTGTCTTAGACCATCGGAATAGTTTGCCTGGACTTTGAAAAGGGTTTAGGTTCCACTTTAATCACCTCCTGGAACGATTCCAGGCTTTCTGACACCAATCTTAGTTATTGACTTATTCCAGCTCTTTATGGAAGCAATAACTCATCTACACTGAGACTTATCGTGACGCCGTTTCCCCAAATAGAAGAGTTGTATGTCGGTTAAGACACATCTCCTCAAACCTCAGCCGGACATATTTGGGATGTTTGGCAACGTTGGGAGAGGGCCGGTCTTCTGCTTGTTAAGGGAGAATAAGGTCCCCTTAGATATGGGACTAAAACCCAGTGGGAAAGTCCCAATGAGTTATGGGTAACTGAGTCATTTCTAAACAAACTCTGACTCCACAAGCTTGACTTGTTTCTCTAAATGGGGACAGTAGGTGAAGTGAACCTAGTCTAGAGGACACGTGCCCTGTGAGTCCACCTGGAGGAGAGGGAACCACCAGCAGATAGAGGCCAGCGCTCCGTCCCCGCTGCGCCGCCTCATGTCCTTCCACCTGTTGGCAGACAGGTGTGCTCCACTCACACAGACCACTACCAGGCACTTTGAAGTACTTCAATCACCTGGTGTACCTGAATCACTTTTAAAAGTAGCTTCAAGTACCCATGTGTCCCTCATCCATCTATCTGTATCTGTACCTATCTATTCAccactccatccatccatctatcaatATCTCCATCAGtccatcatccatctatctatatctGTACCTATCTATCCAccactccatccatccatctatcaatATCTCCATGTGTCcctcatccatctatctatatatgtaCCTATCTATTCAccactccatccatccatctatcaatATCTCCATCAGtccatcatccatctatctatatctGTACCTATCTATTCAccactccatccatccatctatcaatATCTCCATCAGtccatcatccatctatctatcatctatcaatccattcatccatccatctaactatatatttatatctattcACCACTCCATCCCtccatatatctatatatccgTCAATCCCTCATCAATCTATCTATATCTGTACCTATCTATTCatcactccatccatccatctatcaatATCTCCATCagtccatccattcatctatctTTCATCTATCAATCCATTCATCTACCAAtatctttatctatctatccaccACTCCATCCCTCCATATAtcaatatatctatctatctatttacccatctatctatccatccatatATCCATCTATGATCTATTCTTATATCTAACCCATTCATCTTCATTCATACATACATCTATCAAGCTATCagtctatccatccatctatctatatctgtatctatctatcctcCCATTTAtacatctatccatccatcattctatcaataattttttttatctatacATCTTTCACAGTATATCtacctatccatccatctatttgtctgtctgtttgtctctgcgtgtgtgtgtgtgtctgtctgtcctgtcGGTGTCTTATTTCATTCCCCCATTGCGGattattaaacaaatgaaatgaaatgaaatgaagtaAAGTCTCTGTGCTTGGTTGCAGTGTAATGACCGGTGTTTGTCGGTAGATGGCGCTCTTAATGAGCTAACCAGCTGGAGACCCGCCATGAACTCACCTGACTGAACTTCACTTTTATTTATCGCTTCAACCACATGTTTTCTTtccaaatatttcatttatattttcccTTTGAAGTATTGTATGTTCTCTAATTAGAACCAATCCGAACCTGAATGCATGTCTGCTTTAAAGAGACTGAGAGGGTCCTGGATGGGGGTTACAGTCCGTCTCGAGCTCATGTATGAATAGCACGTATACATTTGATTTTTAGGATCAGTCTGGACACTGTGTCCTAACACAACAGCaatcccagacacacacacacacacccacaggcGCGCGCGATGCATGATCACATACTGTTTCACTCTGTAAGTCAAATAACTTAAGCTttaggggggtgggggggtgcaATTATACAAGTTGTCGTGGGCCGGCGTGTAACCCTAATACATCCTTGTTCCATCAGTGGGAATGTGGTAGTCTAATCCCTGCGCCCTGTTGGTGGAAATCCCCACGTGGTCCACTGGTGTATAAAAGTTTGGGTGCGCGGAGCCCCTGTTGTCGTGACTGCACAGGGAGAAAAGGGTCTCAGTGAACAACAGCATCCTGCAGGACGCACGGAGCTGCGCGCATCGGACCCAGTAcccaggcgcacacacacacacacacacacacacacacaaaagacacgGGACTCCGCGAGCTTTGTTATTCTCTGTGGGACTGCAGCTGTTGGACACTGCGTGTTGTTTGAATGGGAAAGAGCGGGCTGGACGCGGTTTTTACTGATACTCCTCGGAGCTGGTGTGTGTTTCTCCGTCGGTTTTGCTAGATTCCACATGTGAAGTGAACAATCCGCGTGACAGAAGCGCGTCAACGATTCCAAACTGGCGAGTGCGCCTGGCAGTCCGAGAGATGAACTTCTCCTGTGTGCAGAGAAAAGACGCCTTGCTGGATAAGCGACCTGAAGGCTCGGCGCCTGGGCTTCAGTAGCCCCTCACGCTGTTTCAGCAGCCCCCTTTCTGTTTGGGAATACACCGACTGCTCTGGCTTCTGTGGATATCTTGTGGCACTCACTTTTGGAACACGAGTGGACGTTCGGAtaattgtaaatgaaaaatcaGCTTTAAGCTCAGAGCGTGTCGAACACACATGTGCATCCTCCTTAGCATTTAGACTCTAATCctaacttttctttaaaatgagCATCCACAGCGTGGCTTTGTCCTGTTTGCTGGCGTGCGTTCTGTCCGTCCGCTGCAGCACGGGGCCCGGGACAGAGACGCAGAGTCCGCCCCAGGAGTCGTGCGCGTCCTGCGGCCTCAGGGCGTCGGACCAGTCGGAGCGCGTGGACATAGACTTTTTGGAAGCGGTGAAGAGGCACATACTGAACCGGCTGCAGATGAGGGAGAGACCCAACATCACCCATCCCATCCCGAAGGCTGCGATGGTGACGGCGCTGCGGAGGCTGCACGCCGGGAAGGTGCGCGCGGACGGCCGGGTGGAGATCCCCAGCTTTGACGGACAGGCTGCGTACAACAACGAGGTTCAGGCGGAGAACTCGGAGATCATCAGCTTCGCAGAATCAGGTAATACTCAATAATTCATTGCATCGAAAGCCACCTCTCCGTGAACCCGTGCGTGCACCCAGGCAGGTGAGCAGGTGAGCTCACAACTTAATAATACCACATGAAAGGTCCCTGCGGAGTTTACCCCAAGCAGCAGGGACAGGCTAGATGTTATGCATATCAGCTGGTTTTGTGGTGTAAAATGcagtcatcttttttttttttatcattttattacatcACTACTCCCAAATGCCAGTGGTTGGTGTTGAATCCTCCTGTTTTAGCCCTGATgaaatttcaaaaagaaatgaaactaAAGAGAGAGTCCTTAAATTACCCCCATGTGTTGTCTAGGGGATAAAAAGAACCTCTGAGTCCAATTTCATCACTAAAGCTGTGCTCACACTCTATACTCCAATGTATAAAGCCCTCTTTTAAACACGGACAAAGTCCCTCAATTGGCCATTTATCCCTTCCTCTAAGAATGTGTATCTAACTAATTCTCACTAGTCCAAAGAGAACACCCTttccaatctctctctctctctctctctctctctctctctctctctgtcacacacacacacacacacacacacacacctaaagaCATCTGTGCTTGACATAATCCAATAATTGTCAGTCAGCGCTGTGAGAACCACATCTTTGACACAAACTGTTAGTTTAccaagaagaaaacacacaattaaagACACCAAAATAGGatttctcaaacacacacacacacacacaccatcctgtCTTTTCCCATTGGTCGTGCTGGTACAATTAGCCTGCGTGGTCTAGGTCCTGTCTTCCAATGGGAATGATCTGATCTCCCTCATGACAAGGGAACAATGCCAGGCAGTTATTAAAGAGCACGATGTGTTCCTGCTGAACCCGACATGTCAACGTCGAGCCGCAAAAAAAgcagggaaaacaaaagaaatcgcTCGGAATAATGCATGAGACATTTGAGATTTGCGTTTGCAGGGTTGGATCGGGGGAGTGCGGGTGGAGGGGTATGGGGTTGGCAGTGGCAGAGggaagaggggagggggggggggcactgtgtgtgtgtgcccatatTGCAGTGTTTTAAAGAATGCTTTTTGTCGTTCTAAAAGGTTCGCTGGGCTCTTTtgcttcttctccttcttctagttctgttttttttctggttctaTTCTTCCTCACACCTTTGAGTCTTTGTGTGGCATTGTACCATGGAGCTGGCTTGGGTCCCTGCTCCCTAGACCCCGTCTGCATCCTGGCCAGCTGGctcacgccccccccccccccccccccagatctGATGCTGCCTGCCAGGGCATGGCTCAGAGACAAGGTCCCCAGAAAGCTCTGAAGCCAGGGgagcttggggggggggggggggggattggcaTATGTTCAGCCAACAGTATCCAGCAAACAGAGGGGATAGGTGTTTACATGCCTTGAGTTCTGTGTGGAGCAGCGAGGTCAGCTTGGGTCCTCGGCCTCCCCCTCACCACGGGGTTAACTGTGTGTTAGTCCGCCAGGGAGCCGGCTCCTTATCTCCAGTTGCAGTAGCACAGGGGTAAGAGGTCTGCCAAGCGGCCCCCGGGCAGGTGAAGGAAGACGATGCCAATCTCCTTTCTCTCCTGACATGGTCCCGTGGGTCCTTGCGGAGGGATTCGGTGTCCCGTATCCACGGGAGCGGAGCAGGGAACACAGGCAGGGGAAGAAGGGAGGGCGAAAGAGAGAGGGGTCGATGGAGAGGTTGAGATCAGCGCTTCTTGATTGCTCACTCTAGTCGTTCGGACCCAGTGAACTCGCGGCAAGTGGTCCAAGACACGGAATTAAGACTTCATTATGGGAGGTCATTAACTCCAGCCTGGTTCCCCCACAGGACGAGGTTGGCACGTCTGCTTTGGGGAACGTATCTTTCATGAGGAGCTGTCAGTCAAGGCCCTCCTGGACCTGGTCCAGCCATTTTCCATGTTCACCCAAAAGAGTGTGTTTCCGTCCTCAATGGGCCCGGCTGCCTTTGTATAGCTtgagaattctttttttttattattataaataaacataGAACAAAATAGTATGCAGACATATATTGCCATACAGACATAGAGTGGAAGAGAACTAAGAGTCTGATAGCTATCTCTTTTTTCCAAGAAGCATTTCTCTAAACTATCATGTTCATTAGGAGTCTCACGGTGGGACGGCTCCTTGGGAATTATAGACGTGATGTATGcaactttatttacaaaagaCCCCTCTAGTAGAACTTGGCAATATGGATAAAAtcacatatcacaatatttttgaccaaataccttgacgTCCATATTGCACCGATGTTGTAAGCTTGAGAATTagtgcttttacaaaaaaatgtagccAGTGAGATTTGAGATAAGTGATCATCAgttatgtggatataatgactgaGTGGGTAAAGGCCAATAACACACCAATGAGGTGTGGAGAGTTCAGAATAGTCCTCTGTAGATCCCTTTACTGTAACCCAGCCGGTAAAACCAGGACATTGAAGACGATCTCAAGCCTCATATATCACTATAACGTTGACATATTGCCCGCCCTACCCTGTGGTAAAGCTTCAGCAGGATCAGAGTCAGTGCCTCGGCGTCTTTAACCTTTCCCGCGAGTCCAGCGACTCAACCCCCCTTCTCCATCCTCCCCCATCTCCTTCCCTCGCCCTGGAGTGCTGAGACCCGGGCCTGTGGGACGGCTGCTGTGTGCACGAACGCTCCACGCCCCCGTCCCTCAACGGCGTGTGGTCTTGTCGACAGCAGCTTTGAGTAATGATGTCTGGAGCGGCCTGCCTGCTTCCACAGCCTCTTCCCTGGCTCGGTGGCGCAGGTGGGGACACGCTGGAACAGCTCTTTATCCCGCACAGGCCCACCCAGGTGTCCTGCCTGCTGGGACTCACTAAGACCTTCTCCAGTGAGGGGTCCGGTGAGCGTGTGCCAGCTCCAGATTGTTTGTAACACTGGGTGGAAAAGAACAATTTGTTTCTCAAAAAGAGCTCAGTGGAAATAAGTGATGTATGCATGTTGGTATCTGCTCTCAGGGAGCCCACGACCACCACCACAGACCACGTATGGGACGATGAGGGAGGCTAAAACGTATCTACGGAGCGCTCATCAGGGAGGCTAAAACATATCTACTGAGCGGTCCTCAGGGAGGCTAAAACATATCCACTGAGCTGTCCTCAGGGAGGCTAAAACATATCCACTGAGCTGTCCTCAGGGAGGCTAAAACATATCTACTGAGCGGCC is a window of Etheostoma cragini isolate CJK2018 chromosome 11, CSU_Ecrag_1.0, whole genome shotgun sequence DNA encoding:
- the si:dkey-3d4.3 gene encoding ras guanine nucleotide exchange factor F isoform X1 codes for the protein MMQAMRHSSPCLWTRLLQDSQAPCDRYKHACCSYGGHVYILGGRDSSTLRDFWRYSVVCDQWTELNCTSDAAPEELEGHSMVAHEGFLYVFGGMLDSAYNEQRCPLWVFDIAKQKWVPCQGKTSSPQSQMPTNRKGHSAVLLGSAMLLYGGLVDMKGSSQDFWSLDFDSMAWSLLNGSQQQGPLGPGPRHSHSAVSSHSCMYLFGGLKGLQEQRDFWKWTSTSNTWSSLKNKAGPSRLMGHSAVAYQDSMLLYGGCESQNSPKHCLWRYYFSTQTWRQVATLPGSNPPGKIHHCCVGLGPSYKSKSCSSPCSGSTQPRLLEGKPRPFKNKCFPTPPRKRFLGSEGAIELETFSPARCFISKTPTQSSQLFNSKEGLTEREAQQIENCLTFENQVFRKQWGCRRDNLLDKEEEEEEDEDVAAHLPDLLLVLGGRPCTPHSPISIWQMTLTDS
- the si:dkey-3d4.3 gene encoding kelch domain-containing protein 3 isoform X2; translated protein: MMQAMRHSSPCLWTRLLQDSQAPCDRYKHACCSYGGHVYILGGRDSSTLRDFWRYSVAKQKWVPCQGKTSSPQSQMPTNRKGHSAVLLGSAMLLYGGLVDMKGSSQDFWSLDFDSMAWSLLNGSQQQGPLGPGPRHSHSAVSSHSCMYLFGGLKGLQEQRDFWKWTSTSNTWSSLKNKAGPSRLMGHSAVAYQDSMLLYGGCESQNSPKHCLWRYYFSTQTWRQVATLPGSNPPGKIHHCCVGLGPSYKSKSCSSPCSGSTQPRLLEGKPRPFKNKCFPTPPRKRFLGSEGAIELETFSPARCFISKTPTQSSQLFNSKEGLTEREAQQIENCLTFENQVFRKQWGCRRDNLLDKEEEEEEDEDVAAHLPDLLLVLGGRPCTPHSPISIWQMTLTDS
- the si:dkey-3d4.3 gene encoding kelch domain-containing protein 3 isoform X3 gives rise to the protein MVAHEGFLYVFGGMLDSAYNEQRCPLWVFDIAKQKWVPCQGKTSSPQSQMPTNRKGHSAVLLGSAMLLYGGLVDMKGSSQDFWSLDFDSMAWSLLNGSQQQGPLGPGPRHSHSAVSSHSCMYLFGGLKGLQEQRDFWKWTSTSNTWSSLKNKAGPSRLMGHSAVAYQDSMLLYGGCESQNSPKHCLWRYYFSTQTWRQVATLPGSNPPGKIHHCCVGLGPSYKSKSCSSPCSGSTQPRLLEGKPRPFKNKCFPTPPRKRFLGSEGAIELETFSPARCFISKTPTQSSQLFNSKEGLTEREAQQIENCLTFENQVFRKQWGCRRDNLLDKEEEEEEDEDVAAHLPDLLLVLGGRPCTPHSPISIWQMTLTDS